One stretch of Schlesneria sp. DSM 10557 DNA includes these proteins:
- a CDS encoding SDR family NAD(P)-dependent oxidoreductase — MQKDSINRNQGINTVSDVLAGKVALVTGAGRGLGRAFAERLAAMGCAVGIHGMRENGPAEYGEGTTLTDTANQIATKYGVKTVRVLGDLTQNNEVARVVEEVKQALGPISILVHNAGGDIAAAGGKPNPNDAVNIKEIDVRAVLDRNLISTIFTCQHVARGMMDQRWGRIVTISSISAFKGNESSCIYSTAKAAVVEYTRCLAAQLRPYNITANTLAPGDTRTGRFLGTRSVAEERLVTDGTLDRIGLVDEVARVVEVFAGPLGDFITGQALRVDGGSQCWPA, encoded by the coding sequence ATGCAAAAAGACAGCATCAATCGAAATCAGGGGATCAATACGGTGAGCGATGTACTGGCAGGCAAAGTTGCGTTGGTAACAGGAGCAGGACGCGGTCTGGGGCGCGCTTTCGCTGAACGGCTGGCAGCCATGGGATGTGCAGTCGGGATTCACGGCATGCGGGAAAATGGTCCGGCCGAATACGGGGAAGGAACCACCCTGACCGATACGGCAAACCAGATCGCCACCAAGTACGGTGTCAAAACTGTGAGAGTTCTCGGTGACCTCACCCAGAATAACGAAGTCGCTCGAGTCGTCGAGGAAGTGAAACAGGCACTGGGCCCCATCTCGATTCTCGTCCATAACGCAGGGGGTGACATTGCGGCAGCGGGAGGAAAACCGAACCCAAACGATGCGGTCAATATCAAGGAAATTGACGTCCGAGCCGTACTCGATCGGAACCTGATCAGCACCATCTTCACCTGTCAGCATGTCGCACGCGGAATGATGGACCAGCGCTGGGGTCGCATCGTCACCATCAGCTCGATCTCGGCCTTCAAAGGCAACGAATCGAGCTGCATCTACTCCACCGCCAAAGCAGCCGTTGTCGAATATACCCGTTGCCTTGCGGCCCAGCTTCGCCCGTATAATATCACGGCCAATACACTGGCTCCGGGAGATACGCGAACGGGTCGCTTCCTGGGAACGCGGTCGGTCGCCGAAGAACGACTCGTCACCGACGGAACCCTCGACCGCATCGGTCTGGTGGACGAAGTCGCTCGCGTCGTGGAAGTCTTCGCCGGGCCCCTCGGTGACTTCATCACCGGACAGGCTCTTCGCGTTGACGGGGGCAGCCAGTGCTGGCCAGCCTGA